In one Actinomyces trachealis genomic region, the following are encoded:
- a CDS encoding beta-galactosidase, whose protein sequence is MPSPNPATSSQAGRRRNRRRSAGVTLALVSALAFTGAGLPTATAAPTGDAAAHPGLAAVNRYTPANISFPGNDGKAHTVTYDKNSFMIDDQRLSIWSGEIHYWRLPDVNGWRDIFQKMRANGYNAVSLYMFWGLHQSEENGAFDFSPGTIKDLDLLLTLAEEEGLYVIARPGPYVNAEISMGGLPAYMSNYGGGLRSMDAKALAASKSWLTAANEIIAKHQVTTGGGSVLVYQVENELVDGNNQDYQFLAELTKHVKSTGITVPLFHNDWNLAGRLKDTNRTGLNFYAYDAYPVGFNCSAARNQIGDSETTFHTYSPNSPNFITESQGGAFTPWGASYNASDCYAYTDEAFTRQWGVNNIGNGVTAFNSYMAYGGTNWGWTGSPASGFTSYDYGAGITEDRKLTPKASVQKEIGYYQRAVPQVASMDAVAAPRASVSSGGSVKAYQRQATDKASSATGNGSRTIALRLDNSNDTRETAFTIPLNLGASQIASPTGFSHDDRDAAIKYTGTWSQVEDSTAAKGTVTRSTTVGDTASFQFQGTGVALLVATGTDHGSFEVSIDGGAPTTVTSATVATEQNKPTQFKAFEVKDLGAGSHTITVKNLGGATGNVLDIDAFDVVAPAASKPVEINDADTSTITYTGSWEHASGKPWTAGDINQDESFSKVAGDSYTFTFTGVGFDLVAPYSVNHGSATVTVDGVEVGKTQEQVTGNPAPQKTIFSWRAADTSTPASHTVKVTVDGIAFPGSEDVYVPLDAVRYYPDATSLPSDPGTVPSGTIGWSRIPQKEGTSLTLHGRDALLLTADTKVAGHELYYTTSQLFAEPIAMDTATVQYLVGADGDAGETVLHYAAEPTVNAPSGVEKTWDAARGELRLNYTHGAEPQDVTITAAGKNPLTLRLINRTTAQTTWMLTAMKDGKATPVAVEGVELARTATFEGTKLALTGSVSQASNLRVLAPAGTTAVTWNGADLGALTQGVSTSSLTGPAAVAEQTLSFVKQEDNAYAAVDYDDSAWTTADDTASKQSEDYQGIIRYANRDRNQQGPGEAGVVLDSNHYGFHNGSVWYRAHYTAATNDPTLSIKATASNGAPGQGKNPGFAQVWVNGKYAGAVSAKGGWERVQSPAGSVKAGQPVVVAVLVNNLGISLDWNNGAWGSASQSKENRGLYDARLNASGPVTWKIMGAPTTSAKDPANPSGTIYNNGGLQGEKAGWYGRTFDDSAWAPATDLHAATPGVTWYRAKVNLDVPEGQDTAFRLNLNSASFASRADHSQATIFVNGWNTGVYIGDMGPQNSFTVPQGFLNLKGENTIAIAVASKEAGAGPDSVTLTAVHSTTMPQVKAAPEPDPGQPTATPSSAPTATPTVNPEPPTGTMPAYVASLKGNDKAQLLLGDWNGDGTKTYAARVGTRVVFYNENRTDAPVYASISIGRSTDKVYVGDWDGDHKDTLALHRGTSVYYQTHLTGTATTKGAAPGRGPLKVVREGDKDVLTAQ, encoded by the coding sequence ATGCCGTCCCCCAACCCAGCCACCTCAAGCCAGGCAGGTCGTCGGCGTAATCGACGCCGATCCGCAGGAGTCACCCTGGCGCTGGTTAGTGCCCTCGCCTTCACCGGCGCGGGGCTGCCAACCGCCACCGCCGCGCCTACCGGGGATGCCGCCGCTCACCCTGGCCTGGCCGCCGTGAACCGCTACACCCCTGCCAACATCAGCTTCCCCGGCAACGACGGCAAAGCCCACACCGTCACCTATGACAAGAACTCCTTCATGATCGACGACCAGCGGCTGTCCATCTGGTCTGGGGAGATCCACTACTGGCGTCTGCCTGACGTCAACGGCTGGCGGGACATCTTCCAAAAGATGCGCGCCAACGGCTACAACGCCGTCTCCCTCTACATGTTCTGGGGCCTGCACCAGAGCGAGGAGAACGGGGCCTTCGACTTCAGCCCTGGCACCATCAAGGACCTGGACCTCTTGCTGACCCTGGCTGAGGAGGAGGGTCTCTACGTCATCGCCCGCCCTGGCCCCTACGTCAACGCCGAGATCTCCATGGGCGGCCTACCCGCCTACATGAGCAACTATGGCGGCGGCCTGCGCTCCATGGACGCCAAGGCCCTGGCTGCCTCCAAGTCCTGGCTGACCGCCGCCAACGAGATCATTGCCAAGCACCAGGTCACCACTGGTGGTGGCTCCGTGCTGGTCTACCAGGTAGAGAACGAGCTGGTGGACGGCAACAACCAAGACTATCAGTTCCTTGCCGAACTCACCAAGCACGTCAAGAGCACCGGCATCACCGTGCCCCTGTTCCACAATGACTGGAACCTGGCTGGCCGCCTAAAGGACACTAACCGCACCGGCCTGAACTTCTACGCCTACGACGCCTACCCCGTGGGCTTCAACTGCTCTGCCGCTCGCAATCAGATCGGTGACTCCGAGACCACCTTCCACACCTACTCGCCCAACTCGCCCAACTTCATCACCGAGTCCCAGGGTGGCGCCTTTACCCCCTGGGGTGCCAGCTACAACGCTTCAGACTGCTACGCCTACACTGACGAGGCCTTCACCCGGCAGTGGGGCGTGAACAACATCGGCAACGGCGTCACCGCTTTCAACTCCTACATGGCCTACGGTGGCACCAACTGGGGCTGGACCGGTTCCCCGGCCTCCGGCTTCACCTCCTACGATTACGGCGCAGGCATTACCGAGGATCGCAAGCTCACCCCCAAGGCCTCCGTCCAGAAGGAGATCGGCTACTACCAGCGTGCCGTCCCACAGGTCGCCTCCATGGACGCGGTGGCAGCCCCCCGGGCCTCTGTCAGCTCGGGCGGCAGCGTCAAGGCCTACCAGCGGCAGGCCACTGACAAGGCCTCCTCCGCTACCGGCAACGGCTCGCGCACCATCGCCCTGCGCTTGGATAATTCCAACGACACCAGGGAGACCGCCTTCACCATCCCGCTGAACCTGGGAGCCTCCCAGATTGCGTCACCCACCGGCTTCAGCCACGACGACCGTGACGCCGCCATCAAGTACACCGGCACCTGGAGCCAGGTGGAGGACAGCACCGCCGCTAAAGGCACGGTCACTCGCTCCACTACGGTGGGGGACACCGCCAGCTTCCAGTTCCAGGGCACGGGCGTGGCACTGTTGGTGGCTACCGGCACGGACCACGGCTCCTTTGAGGTGAGCATTGACGGTGGCGCTCCCACCACCGTTACCAGTGCCACCGTTGCTACAGAGCAGAACAAGCCCACCCAGTTCAAGGCTTTCGAGGTTAAGGACCTGGGTGCTGGCTCGCACACCATCACAGTCAAGAACCTCGGCGGGGCTACCGGCAATGTCCTAGACATTGACGCCTTCGACGTCGTGGCTCCGGCCGCCAGCAAGCCGGTCGAAATTAACGACGCCGACACCAGCACCATCACCTACACCGGCAGTTGGGAGCACGCCTCCGGCAAGCCTTGGACTGCCGGGGACATCAACCAGGACGAGTCCTTCTCCAAGGTGGCTGGCGACTCCTACACCTTCACCTTCACCGGCGTCGGTTTTGACCTGGTGGCCCCCTACTCCGTCAACCACGGCTCCGCCACCGTCACCGTAGACGGCGTGGAAGTTGGCAAGACCCAGGAGCAGGTGACCGGGAATCCCGCCCCACAGAAGACCATCTTCTCTTGGCGTGCCGCAGACACCTCCACTCCCGCGAGCCACACCGTCAAAGTGACCGTGGACGGCATCGCCTTCCCCGGTTCCGAGGACGTGTACGTGCCGCTCGACGCCGTGCGCTACTACCCGGACGCCACCTCCCTGCCCTCTGACCCCGGTACCGTTCCCTCAGGCACCATCGGCTGGAGTCGCATCCCGCAGAAGGAAGGCACCAGCCTCACGCTGCATGGCCGTGACGCCCTCCTACTCACCGCCGACACCAAGGTTGCTGGGCACGAGTTGTACTACACCACCTCTCAGCTCTTCGCTGAGCCCATCGCCATGGACACCGCCACCGTCCAGTATCTAGTAGGTGCCGACGGCGACGCCGGGGAGACCGTGCTGCACTACGCCGCCGAGCCCACCGTTAACGCCCCCAGCGGCGTCGAAAAGACCTGGGACGCGGCGCGTGGAGAGCTGCGGCTGAACTACACCCACGGCGCCGAGCCGCAGGACGTCACCATCACCGCCGCAGGCAAGAACCCACTGACCCTGCGCCTGATCAACCGCACCACGGCCCAGACCACCTGGATGCTCACTGCCATGAAGGACGGCAAGGCGACGCCGGTGGCTGTCGAGGGCGTAGAACTGGCCCGCACCGCCACCTTTGAAGGCACCAAGCTGGCGCTGACTGGATCGGTTTCCCAGGCCTCCAACCTGCGGGTCCTGGCCCCGGCTGGCACCACCGCAGTCACCTGGAACGGTGCTGACTTGGGGGCCCTCACGCAGGGCGTGAGCACCTCCAGCCTGACTGGCCCGGCTGCTGTGGCCGAGCAGACGCTGTCCTTCGTCAAGCAGGAGGACAACGCCTACGCCGCCGTAGACTACGACGACTCCGCCTGGACCACCGCTGACGACACCGCCTCCAAACAGTCTGAGGACTATCAGGGCATCATCCGCTACGCCAACCGTGATCGGAACCAGCAGGGTCCAGGTGAGGCAGGCGTAGTCCTGGACTCCAACCACTACGGCTTCCACAACGGCTCGGTCTGGTACCGCGCCCACTACACCGCCGCTACTAACGACCCAACCTTGAGCATCAAGGCCACCGCTTCCAATGGCGCGCCCGGTCAGGGCAAGAACCCTGGCTTCGCTCAGGTCTGGGTTAACGGCAAGTACGCCGGTGCTGTCTCCGCCAAGGGTGGTTGGGAACGCGTCCAGTCTCCAGCTGGCTCAGTGAAGGCTGGGCAGCCCGTGGTGGTGGCTGTACTGGTCAACAACCTGGGAATCAGCCTGGACTGGAACAACGGTGCTTGGGGATCCGCCTCCCAGTCCAAGGAGAACCGAGGACTCTACGACGCCAGGCTCAATGCCTCCGGTCCCGTGACCTGGAAGATCATGGGCGCCCCCACCACCTCTGCCAAGGACCCGGCCAACCCCTCAGGCACCATCTACAACAACGGTGGCCTTCAAGGTGAGAAGGCTGGCTGGTACGGCAGAACCTTCGATGACTCCGCCTGGGCGCCTGCCACAGACCTGCACGCCGCCACCCCCGGCGTCACCTGGTACCGCGCCAAGGTCAACCTGGATGTTCCAGAGGGGCAGGACACGGCCTTCCGCCTGAACCTGAACTCCGCGAGCTTCGCCTCCCGGGCGGACCACTCACAGGCGACGATCTTCGTCAATGGCTGGAACACCGGCGTGTACATCGGGGACATGGGCCCGCAGAACTCCTTCACCGTTCCGCAGGGCTTCCTGAACCTCAAGGGCGAGAACACGATCGCCATCGCCGTGGCCTCCAAGGAGGCCGGTGCGGGGCCGGACTCGGTGACGCTCACCGCCGTCCACTCCACCACCATGCCGCAGGTCAAGGCCGCGCCTGAGCCGGATCCGGGGCAGCCCACCGCTACTCCAAGCTCTGCGCCAACCGCTACTCCAACCGTCAACCCGGAGCCGCCGACGGGAACCATGCCGGCCTATGTTGCCAGCCTCAAGGGCAATGACAAGGCCCAGTTGCTGCTGGGTGACTGGAACGGTGACGGTACCAAGACCTATGCGGCCCGCGTGGGCACCCGCGTGGTCTTCTACAACGAGAACCGCACGGACGCCCCCGTCTACGCCTCCATCTCGATTGGCCGTTCCACGGACAAGGTCTACGTGGGTGACTGGGACGGCGACCACAAGGACACCTTGGCCCTACACCGTGGCACCTCGGTGTACTACCAGACCCACCTGACAGGCACGGCTACGACGAAGGGTGCCGCTCCCGGCCGCGGCCCCCTGAAAGTCGTCCGGGAAGGTGACAAGGACGTGCTCACCGCCCAGTGA
- a CDS encoding 3'-5' exonuclease → MFTASGPDPGRLPQAAGTGRHGYAVVDVETTGLSPQRDHVIEVGLVLLDPCGREEYAWTSLIGVPDLEDVDPKHIHGIELEYLRGAPTLASVSDLLARSLAGRVLVAHNTRFDLGFLVPTLVAGGWLEEGTELPQVCTMRSARSFMMTPSCSLVCCCEVAGVRLAQHHTALNDARASAGLLRHYLMVAAERGDQEPWAAGLEAAAGLVGWSWDEAAALAQAGLLRRRPPHVRHRAQ, encoded by the coding sequence ATGTTCACAGCTTCGGGTCCAGATCCAGGCCGCCTTCCACAGGCCGCAGGCACAGGGCGGCACGGCTACGCCGTCGTTGACGTAGAGACCACGGGCCTGTCCCCCCAGCGTGACCACGTGATCGAGGTGGGGCTGGTGCTGCTGGACCCCTGCGGGCGTGAGGAGTACGCCTGGACCTCACTGATAGGTGTACCTGATCTGGAGGATGTGGACCCTAAGCACATCCACGGAATCGAGCTGGAGTACCTGCGCGGGGCGCCGACGCTCGCGTCAGTCTCTGACCTGTTGGCGCGCAGCCTGGCTGGGCGAGTGCTCGTGGCACACAACACGCGCTTTGACCTGGGGTTCCTGGTGCCTACGCTGGTGGCGGGCGGATGGCTTGAGGAGGGTACTGAGCTGCCGCAGGTGTGCACGATGCGCTCAGCGCGGAGCTTCATGATGACGCCATCGTGCTCCTTGGTGTGCTGTTGTGAGGTGGCGGGGGTGCGGCTGGCACAGCACCACACTGCTCTCAACGACGCCCGCGCCAGCGCCGGGCTGCTGCGCCACTACCTGATGGTGGCCGCTGAGCGGGGCGATCAGGAGCCTTGGGCGGCCGGGTTGGAGGCTGCTGCCGGTTTGGTGGGCTGGTCCTGGGATGAGGCGGCCGCTCTGGCGCAGGCGGGACTGCTGCGCCGTCGCCCGCCGCATGTGCGGCACCGGGCCCAGTGA